CGGTGAAGGGGCAAAACGCATTTATCACCCGCAGGCTGGAGCGATAGATCTCGAGTTCTCGACGTTTACGGTGGAAGGGCGACCGGATCTGGCGATGCTGGTCTTTAATCCGACGACGGAGGAAAGCCGTCAAAAAATTGACGAGCAGGTAAAATGTTTCCTGTCAGGCGATGCATTAAAACGCCACGATCGCAAATAATCGTCCGATCGCCACTTATAACAGAAAGCCCGGCTAAGTGCCGGGCTTTTGTTTTATCGAAGCAACCGTCGCGTTAAACCGGCTTGCGTGCCAGCAGAGTGGCGAAGCGCAGCTTAATGCGGTTGCCCTGCGCGTCGGTTTTATGCAGCGCACCGGGATTTTCGTTGTATTTCAGAATATCCCAGCCGTCGTAATAACCGAGCAGTTCGCTACGACTGAAGGTGAACGGGAACGGCATCGGACAGGGATAGTCCGGCGTACTCATCGCAGCCACAATCAGATTGTGACCGCCCGGTGCCGTTGCCTGCTGCATCTGACCAATCAGCCCAGGAATGGTTTTCGGCTGCAAAAACATCATGACCACCGTTGAGAGAATAAAATCGTACTGTTTCTCAATCGTTACCTGATTTAAATCGCACTGCCGCAGCTGAATGCCTGCCAGCTCTTCCGTGTTGATAATCTGCTGTAGGTTGTTCAGGCTGTCGCTGTTTCTGTCCCAGCCCTCAACGTTAAAGCCCTGCTGTTGCAGATAAAGCACGTTACGACCGTTACCGCAGCCGAGATCCAGCGCCCGTCCAGGCGGAATGCGGCCTGCTGCTTCCAGCACTTCAGAGTGCGTCGGCGTCAGCTGATAGCGTTTGTGGTAGTAATCCTCCGGCTTGCAATAGAGCGCCAGCTGGCACTCCATGTCCGGGCTGAAGGAAACGACACGGTGCCACTGCTGCGGTGCCAGACGCGGCGGCTGTGAAGCCGGATTCAGGGTCAGCGTTTCCACTACCTCACCGCGCTCGGTGAGCAGGGCAAGATCCAGCGTACCTTTATACAGCTTTATCTGCGCCCAGCTTCCCGGTTCGGTGTGATAGGGCTGCAACCAGATTGGCGGCAGCGTGGTGCTATCCCAAAGCGGCAGCGTTTGATAACAAATCAGATCGGTCATAATTTACTCCGTTATTAACGGGTTAACTGTTTCAGCAAGGGAAGCGCCTGCTTCATATGATCTTCACTGACCACGAACGCTTTCAGCTGTCCGGCGGCGTCCAGCCCTTTCGCTACAATGCCTGCTTTGCTGAACTGCATTTCCCAGTTCAGATCTGCATCGCCAGCGTTACCTGCCAGGTGCAGTGGCAGATCGGGCGTTTTGATTTTTACCAGCATCGCCGGCAGGCTCAGACTGGCGCTGTTGCCGGTCAGGTTTTTCGCCAGCGTCATTGCCGCCAGCTGGGCCGGTTGCAGGTAAGGCATCAGCTTGCCCTGAATTTCCGCGCAGTCGCCCAGCGCAAAAATATCGGGGTCTGTGGTAGTCAGACGATCGTCCACGACGATACCGCGACGTGTTTCCAGGCCCGCCTGTTGTGCCAGCGCCACATTAGGACGCAGGCCGATGGCGCATACCACGGCATCGCAGGTGATCTGCTGGCCGTTGCTCAGGGTGGCCACCAGAGTGTCGTGATGACGCGCCAGCGAGGAG
The sequence above is a segment of the Mixta intestinalis genome. Coding sequences within it:
- the tehB gene encoding SAM-dependent methyltransferase TehB, which gives rise to MTDLICYQTLPLWDSTTLPPIWLQPYHTEPGSWAQIKLYKGTLDLALLTERGEVVETLTLNPASQPPRLAPQQWHRVVSFSPDMECQLALYCKPEDYYHKRYQLTPTHSEVLEAAGRIPPGRALDLGCGNGRNVLYLQQQGFNVEGWDRNSDSLNNLQQIINTEELAGIQLRQCDLNQVTIEKQYDFILSTVVMMFLQPKTIPGLIGQMQQATAPGGHNLIVAAMSTPDYPCPMPFPFTFSRSELLGYYDGWDILKYNENPGALHKTDAQGNRIKLRFATLLARKPV